DNA from Coriobacteriaceae bacterium:
ACGCTCGTCGCGTCGAGCGGGTTCTTACCGCCGCTGATGCGCAGGAAGCCCGCGGCGTTGAGGTATGCCTTGGGCCCCAACTTGGGGACCTTTTTGAGCTGGCGGCGATCGGTAAAGGCGCCGTTTTCCTCGCGGTACGCCACGATGTTCTTGGCCACGCTCGGCGTGATGCCCGATACGTATCCCAGCAGGCTCGCGCTCGCGGTATTTACGTCGACACCCACGCGGTTGACGACGTCCTCCACCACGTGGCCCAGGGTGCGCGAGAGCTCGGCCTGGTCAAGGTCGTGCTGGTACTGGCCCACGCCGATGGACTGGGGCGGAATCTTGACGAGCTCTGCCAGTGGGTCCTGCAGGCGGCGGCCCAGGCTCATGGCGCCGCGCACGGTGACGTCCAGGTCGGGATACTCCTGGCTCGCGAGCTCGGAGGCGGAGTACACCGACGCGCCGGCCTCGTTAACAATGGTGTATCGCAGCCCAGGCGCCTGCTCGGCAATGAACTCCGAGACGACTTCCTCGGTCTCGCGGCTGGCGGTGCCGTTGCCGATGACGACGGTGTTGACACCGTCCTTTTTGACGAGGCGGGCGAGCTCGCGTTTGGTGCCGGCGACGTCATGGCGCGGCTTGGTGGGGTAGACCACGCCGTGGTCGAGTAGCTTGCCGGTCTCGTCCATGACGGCGACCTTGCAGCCGGTGCGGTAGCCCGGGTCGAGCGCGAGCACGCGGGCGCCGCGCACGGGACGGGCCGAGAGCAGGCCCTCGAGATTCTTGGCAAAGACGTTGATGGCCTCGGTCTGGGCGCGGACGGTGAGCTTGGCACGGGCCTCGCGCTCCAGCGAGGGGGCCATGAGGCGCTTGTAACCATCAGCGATGGCGGCATCGAAGATGGGAGCAAACACGCCCTGGCGGCGGGGCCAGCGGCTGCCGAGGCGTGCCGTGGCAGCGGCGCCGTCGACGTTCACGCGCACGCGGAGCTTGCCCTCGCGCTCGCCGCGGTCGATAGCCAGCACGCGGTGGTTGGGGATGCGGCGCAGCGGCTCGTCAAAGTTGTAGTAGGGCTCGTAGGGAGTCTTCTCGGCGGGGTCGGTGGCCTCGACGACGATATCGGCGGTGTTTTGCGTAAAGGCGCGCAGGTCGGCGACGTTCTCGGGGTCCTCGGCCACCGTCTCGGCCACGATGTCGGCGGCGCCGGCGAGTGCCTTCTCGGGCGTGTCGAAGCCGGCGTCCTCGTTGACGTAGGCCGCGGCGGCGTCGAGCGCGCTGCCCTTGGCGGATGCCTGCATGATGATCATGTTGGCGAGCGGCTCCAGGCCGGCCTCGCGGGCCTTCTGCGCGCGGGTCATGCGCTTTTTGCGGTAGGGCTTGTAGAGGTCCTCGACGCGCTGGAGCTGCGTGGCCTCGCGAATCTGCTGCTCGAGCTCGGGCGTGAGTTTGCCCTGGGCGTCGATGAGCAGGATGACGTCCTCTTTGCGCTGCTCGAGATTGCGCAGGTAGGACAGGCGCTCGTCGAGCGCGCGCAGGGCGACGTCGTCCATGCCGCCCGTTGCTTCCTTGCGGTAGCGCGAGATAAAGGGGATGGTGTTGCCCTCGTCGATGAGCTTGACGGCCGCCTCGACGTTGGCGGCCTTAAGGTTGAGCTCGCGGGCGAGCTGGGCGATAAGATCCATGGGACTCCTTGCGTTTAAGGTGCGTTTGCAGCACAGGGCTACCAAGGATACCACCCGTCCCAAAAGACTGTTTTGGGGTTGCGCCACGAAAGGGGCCTATCTACTACGTTTGAACCGTATGGGTCGACCATCCCCCGGTTTTCCGAAAATCGGCAAGCCGTCTACCTGCGGTTTTAATTTCGCGAAATTCGGCATGGTTGAGGGTAATCGGTTAAACGTAGTAGATAGGCCCATTTGGTGGCGAACGAATCAAGCCGAGGTACAAAATAGCCCCCGCCCTAGAAAAATCGTCGGCAAGGTAGCAAAAAGCCCCGCGGGCAGGAGGCTGCTCGCGGGGCAAAGAAGAGGGGCTTATTGGTGGCGGACCGAGGGGTTCGGCATGGGGTATCTGCCGCGGCCGCTCTTAAGGCATTACAGCTCGACGAGCTGGCCGGTCTCGGCGGCCTCCTTGATGGCGTTGAGAAGCGTGAGCGTCTTAACGTTGTCGGCGGGAGTCACGACGGGCTCGACCTCGCGGCGAACGACCTTCACAAAGTGCTTGAGCTGCATCTTGTGCGGCAGCGCCGGGTCCACGGCCGGGATCTCCATCTGCAGCGGCTTGTGCCAGTTGGAGGCGCCGTCGTAGGAGAACCGGTGCAGGCGGGGCAGCGAAAGGGCGCCCTTAGTGCCGCCGATAAAGTAGGCGTCGGCGTCGAAGGGGCGGTACTGCGGATCCTCGCGAGCGGTGGCCTCCCAGTTCCAGGGGCTGGCGGTGGCGTCAGAGATGGTCATGCTTGCGAGCGCGCCATCGGCAAAACGGACGTTGACCACGGCGGAGTCCTCGGTCTCAAAACCGCGGGCGGCGCTGGACTGCATGCCCTGGACGGCAACGGGCTCGCCCAGCAGGTAGCGGAGCAGGTCGACGTCGTGCACCAGGTTGACCAGGATCGGGCCGGCACCCTTCTTGCGGCGCCACTCGACATCGAAGTACTCGTCATTCTTATAGATCATGTAGTGGAAGCTCGACACGGTGAGCTTGCCCAGCTCGCCGGACTCGATGATCTCCTTGGCCTTGTTGACGAAGGGATTGTGGCGACGGTGCTGACCCACGAGTACGGGCACGCCGGCGGTCTCGGCCTCGGCGGCAAAGGCCTGGGCATCCTCGAGGTCGTTGGAGATCGGCTTTTCGACCAGCGGCACGATGTTGCGCTTCACAGCCTCGCGGGCAACGCCCAGGTGTAGGTCGTTGGGCGTGGCGATGATGACGGCCTCGGGCTTGACCTCGTCCATCATCTGGGCGGGATCGGTATAAAACGGCACGCCGGCGGCCTCGGCCGTGGCGCGGGCGCCCTCAAAGGCGTCGGCGATGGCGACGAGCTCGGCCTCGGGCTCCTCGGTGACAAAGCGGATGTGGTTGCGGCCCATGGCGCCGGCGCCGATAACGGCAATGCGGACGGGGTTGAGCTCAGACATTTCGACTCCTTAATACTGGTGGCGGTGGAATGCGGCAAGGGGGCGGTCCTTGCCGCATCAAGCAAAACTAGGCGGACTTCTTCTTGCTGTCGGAGACCATCATGTAGACGGTGAGCACGACGGCGATTGCGGCGATTACGATGGCACCGTAGAAGGACTGCTGGTAGGCGGCGCTGCCGGCCTCGGCGTGATACAGCACGGCGGTGATGGGCTGGCTGATCCAGGTGGAGGCGGCGTAACCCAAAAACATGATGCCGTAGTTGACGCCGATGTTGCTGGTGCCGAAGGCGCCACCAGTGAGCGGCGGGTAGATGACGAGCAGGGCGCCAAAGCTAAAGCCGAGCAGGGCGAGCGCCACAAAGAACATGCTCTGCGTAAAGCTCATCGACATGATGACGAGCGCGACGATGGTGACGACAAGGCTGATGAGCAGCGACTTATAGGCGCCGAGCTTGTCGATGATCTGGCCAAAGGACAGACGACCGACCAGGTTGGCGCAGGTGTTGACGGAGACGACCACACCGCCGAGGGCGACGGCCGCGGCACTCGTGGGGTCGGCGAAGAGCTGGACGGCGGCGATGGAGGCAACCTTGCCCACGAGCAGGGTGCCCGCGGTGGCGGCAAAGGCGAAGGTGACGATGAGGACCCAGAAGCGCGGGGTCTTGACCATCTCGCCCGGGGTGAGGTCACCGAAGGTGCCGGCATGCGCGCCGCCCTTGGGGGCCTCGAAGCCCTCGGGCAGCCAACCGGCCTCGGGGGCCTTCAGGAACAGGGCGGAGGCGGCGATCGTCACAAAGAAGATGACGCCGAGTGCCTTGAGGGCGTCAAAGATGCCCAGGCTCGGGATGAGCAGCGAAGCGAGCACCGGGGACAGCACGGCGGGGCCGGCGGTCGAAGCGGCCAGGGTGATGCCGGAGGCGAGACCCTTCTTGTCGATGAACCACTTTTGGCCGGTGGTGAGCGCCGGGTTGTAGCCCAGGCCGTTGCCGACGGCGGCGACGAGCGAGAACCACAGGTAGAACTGCCACGGCTCGGTGACGGTGCCGGACATGAACCAGCCCACGCCGTAGCACACGGCGGCGGCGATCACGACGTTGCGCGGGCCGATCTTATCGGAGATACGGCCGGCGAAGATGCCCGTCACGGCCATGATGGTCTGAAAGACCGGGAAAGCCCAGGTAAGGGCGCTCGACCACTCGGGGTAGACGGCGAGCAGGTTCTTGCTCACGACGGAATACAGCGCGATGGAGCTGATGAAGAACATGGTGACGCACGCGGCGGAAAGCACGACGGCGCGGCCCTTGTTGGAGTTGGTGGAAGCCATTGGACTCTTTCTAATCGATACGGGGGAGGAGCGGGCGTGTCCGCGGGGCCTCCCTGTCAGGTTGGTTTACTGGTCAGTCGGCTTGGCGACGCCGGACTCATCGGACCAGAGCTCGACACCCTTGTTCTTAAGGTAGTTGTCGGCATAGGCGCGACGGCCGCCGGGCTTGGCGGTGAGGTCGCCCATCATGTTGGAGAAACCGCCGTCGACCTTGATGGCATCGCCGGTGGTAAAGTCCGAGCGCTTGGACGCCAGGAACATGACGGCGTTGGCGATATCGCTGACCTCGCCGATGCGGCGCGTGGCGATCAGACGGCTGCGGCTCTTTTCGACCTCGGGGTCGGCGTAGAAATTGGCCGACATCGGGGTCTTAACGAAGCAAGGCTCGACGCAGTTGGAGCGGACGCCGTAGGGGCCCCACTCGGCGGCGAGCATCTTGGACATCATGTTGACGCCGGCCTTGGTGGAGCTGTACACGCCCGAGAACGTCTCGGGGGAGTGGCTGGCGACGGTCGAGATGTGCACCAGGCGACCCTGGCCGGCCTTGATCATCTCGCGACCAAAGCGCTGCGAGGTGATGAAGTAACCGGTGAGGTTGACGTTGAGCACCTGCTCCCAGTCGCTCAGCGGCAGGTCCTCCATGGCGGCGAAGCGCAGGATACCGGCGGTGTTGACGAGGACGTCGACGCGGCCGAAGTTGGCGATGGTGGCGTCGACGGCAGCCTGAACCTCGGCCTCGTCGGTGGCGTTCATCTTGTAGCCCTCGGCGTGGATGCCAAATTCGGCAGCGAGGTCGGCGGCAGCGGCCTTGACCTTCTCCTCGTCCAGGTCGAGCATGACGACGTTGGCGCCATTGCGGGCGAACTCGCGGCAGATCTCGGCGCCCATACCGCCGAGCGCGCCAGTCACGGCGCAGACATCGCCCTCGAGCTTAAGCCAATTGCTCATAGGAACTTCCCTTCTTGTGCCTCCCGGTGGGCCGCTCCCATTAATCGACCCACGTGGTTTTCGCTGGTTATCGTATGCTTTGCATTTGCGCAGGTGAATTGCATATTTGTTAGAATAGCGTTAACCGTAGGTTTACACTGTGCGATGCAGATTATCCTCAATTGAGCGCGTGACCTGCGAAAACAACCCCCTGTGGCACCATGCGGTCACAGGCGCGAAAACGGGAGATTGACGTGTACGATCGACGACTTGAGGCCATATCGGCCGCCGCGGAGCTGGGAAGCTTCTCGCGTGCGGCGGCAAAATTGCGTGTGTCGACGCCGGCACTCGTCAAGCAGGTATCGGGTTTTGAGGCGGAGTTCGGTATTACGCTGTTCGAACGCTCGCACTCGGGCGTCAAGGTGACGCCGGCGGGCGCTCTGCTGGTGGACGACGCGCGCTCGATCATGCGGCAGTCCGAGGACGCGCTGCGCCGTGCCCGACGCGCGGCGGGCGATGGCGGTGCCGTG
Protein-coding regions in this window:
- a CDS encoding Gfo/Idh/MocA family oxidoreductase: MSELNPVRIAVIGAGAMGRNHIRFVTEEPEAELVAIADAFEGARATAEAAGVPFYTDPAQMMDEVKPEAVIIATPNDLHLGVAREAVKRNIVPLVEKPISNDLEDAQAFAAEAETAGVPVLVGQHRRHNPFVNKAKEIIESGELGKLTVSSFHYMIYKNDEYFDVEWRRKKGAGPILVNLVHDVDLLRYLLGEPVAVQGMQSSAARGFETEDSAVVNVRFADGALASMTISDATASPWNWEATAREDPQYRPFDADAYFIGGTKGALSLPRLHRFSYDGASNWHKPLQMEIPAVDPALPHKMQLKHFVKVVRREVEPVVTPADNVKTLTLLNAIKEAAETGQLVEL
- a CDS encoding SDR family oxidoreductase is translated as MSNWLKLEGDVCAVTGALGGMGAEICREFARNGANVVMLDLDEEKVKAAAADLAAEFGIHAEGYKMNATDEAEVQAAVDATIANFGRVDVLVNTAGILRFAAMEDLPLSDWEQVLNVNLTGYFITSQRFGREMIKAGQGRLVHISTVASHSPETFSGVYSSTKAGVNMMSKMLAAEWGPYGVRSNCVEPCFVKTPMSANFYADPEVEKSRSRLIATRRIGEVSDIANAVMFLASKRSDFTTGDAIKVDGGFSNMMGDLTAKPGGRRAYADNYLKNKGVELWSDESGVAKPTDQ
- a CDS encoding RNA-binding transcriptional accessory protein — translated: MDLIAQLARELNLKAANVEAAVKLIDEGNTIPFISRYRKEATGGMDDVALRALDERLSYLRNLEQRKEDVILLIDAQGKLTPELEQQIREATQLQRVEDLYKPYRKKRMTRAQKAREAGLEPLANMIIMQASAKGSALDAAAAYVNEDAGFDTPEKALAGAADIVAETVAEDPENVADLRAFTQNTADIVVEATDPAEKTPYEPYYNFDEPLRRIPNHRVLAIDRGEREGKLRVRVNVDGAAATARLGSRWPRRQGVFAPIFDAAIADGYKRLMAPSLEREARAKLTVRAQTEAINVFAKNLEGLLSARPVRGARVLALDPGYRTGCKVAVMDETGKLLDHGVVYPTKPRHDVAGTKRELARLVKKDGVNTVVIGNGTASRETEEVVSEFIAEQAPGLRYTIVNEAGASVYSASELASQEYPDLDVTVRGAMSLGRRLQDPLAELVKIPPQSIGVGQYQHDLDQAELSRTLGHVVEDVVNRVGVDVNTASASLLGYVSGITPSVAKNIVAYREENGAFTDRRQLKKVPKLGPKAYLNAAGFLRISGGKNPLDATSVHPESYEVATAVLERAGVAASELSRGGVPDIERRLGSISALASDLDCGTLTLIDIVNELKKPGRDPRDDAPEVVFSRSALSIDDLEPGMELKGTVRNVVDFGAFVDVGVHQDGLVHISKLANRFVKHPSDVVRVGDTVKVWVEKVDRDRKKISLTMVQGK
- a CDS encoding MFS transporter; protein product: MASTNSNKGRAVVLSAACVTMFFISSIALYSVVSKNLLAVYPEWSSALTWAFPVFQTIMAVTGIFAGRISDKIGPRNVVIAAAVCYGVGWFMSGTVTEPWQFYLWFSLVAAVGNGLGYNPALTTGQKWFIDKKGLASGITLAASTAGPAVLSPVLASLLIPSLGIFDALKALGVIFFVTIAASALFLKAPEAGWLPEGFEAPKGGAHAGTFGDLTPGEMVKTPRFWVLIVTFAFAATAGTLLVGKVASIAAVQLFADPTSAAAVALGGVVVSVNTCANLVGRLSFGQIIDKLGAYKSLLISLVVTIVALVIMSMSFTQSMFFVALALLGFSFGALLVIYPPLTGGAFGTSNIGVNYGIMFLGYAASTWISQPITAVLYHAEAGSAAYQQSFYGAIVIAAIAVVLTVYMMVSDSKKKSA